In the genome of Candidatus Aminicenantes bacterium, the window CCCCGAGGGTCCGACCCGGTCCATCTGTTTGAGGCTTCCGTAGCGGCTGCCGATACCGGCCGCCAGGACGACGAGGGTGGGCTTCATGTCTTTCTCCGCAACCAAATTCGCGCCGTAAACGTATCATAAATTGAGATGATCGGACAACGTTTGACAACCCCGGAGGGGCATGATATCTCTAGGGAACCGAAAGGAATTCCCATGCGATGCTCCGTCTGCGGCGCCGAAAACAGCGGGGACAGCCGTTTTTGCAGCCAGTGCGCCGCCCCCTTGACGCCCTACCCGGCTACGCCTTCGCCCGATGGGCAAACCCTCGTCGCGGCCTTCGAGAATCTGGCCCGCGGCACCCTTTTCGCCGGACGCTACGAGATCATCGAGGAGCTGGGCAAGGGGGGCATGGGCTCGGTCTATAAGGCCTTCGACCAGAAGCTGCAGGAGGTCGTGGCCCTCAAGATCATCAAGCCCGAGATCGGCTTCAACGCCTCGGCCATCGAGCGCTTCAAGAACGAGCTTAAGAACGCCCGCAAGATCGCCCACCGCAACGTCTGCCGGCTCTACGACCTGGGCGAGGCCGGTCTGGTCCATTTCCTGACCATGGAGTATGTCGAGGGCGAAGACCTCAAGAAGTTCATCCGGCGGGCCGGGCCGATCGGGGCAGGGCGGGCCGTGGCCATCGCCCGCCAAGTGGCCGAAGGCTTGGCCGAAGCCCATCGGGTCGGCGTCATCCACCGCGACCTCAAGCCCCAAAACATCATGATCGACCACGACGGGCGGGCCCGAATCATGGATTTCGGGCTGTCCCGCTTCCTGGAAACCGACGGGATCACCCGGACAGGCGTCATGCTCGGAACGCCCGAGTATATGTCCCCAGAGCAGGTCGAGCTCAAGGACGTGGATGCCCGCTCCGACCTTTATGCCGTCGGCATCATCCTCTTCGAGATGGTCACGGGCAAAGTGCCCTTTGAGGGGCAGACACCGCTGGCCGTGGCCATCAAGCATAAGAGCGAGGCTCCCGAGACGCGCCCTCCGGCCAAACCGGACGCGGCCGGACGCGGCGGGCGGCGCTGGGTCCGCTTGGCCGGCCTGGCCGCCGTCATCCTGGGGCTTTTTTCCGTCCCCGTTCTATGGCGATCCCTCAAGAAGGCCGCGCCGGAGAGCCCGGCCGCCATGACCGCTGACGCCCCCAAAGTCATGCTGAAGAACGACCCGCGCGGCGGCCGAACGCC includes:
- a CDS encoding serine/threonine protein kinase, which produces MRCSVCGAENSGDSRFCSQCAAPLTPYPATPSPDGQTLVAAFENLARGTLFAGRYEIIEELGKGGMGSVYKAFDQKLQEVVALKIIKPEIGFNASAIERFKNELKNARKIAHRNVCRLYDLGEAGLVHFLTMEYVEGEDLKKFIRRAGPIGAGRAVAIARQVAEGLAEAHRVGVIHRDLKPQNIMIDHDGRARIMDFGLSRFLETDGITRTGVMLGTPEYMSPEQVELKDVDARSDLYAVGIILFEMVTGKVPFEGQTPLAVAIKHKSEAPETRPPAKPDAAGRGGRRWVRLAGLAAVILGLFSVPVLWRSLKKAAPESPAAMTADAPKVMLKNDPRGGRTPSGEHASGSLAFNLADIGKAREVITKYTESANPNDLAEAQ